Proteins co-encoded in one Xiphophorus couchianus chromosome 16, X_couchianus-1.0, whole genome shotgun sequence genomic window:
- the LOC114159701 gene encoding phosphoinositide 3-kinase regulatory subunit 5-like isoform X1, with product MVLQTMEQSSCTEDRIQHSLERCLCHLGVDSPDKKLWNAGLCISRWCLEELVKRHPHNFLILLQKILQKTKEVLEECQYELVVPLTLLFSAALLKSPHLGAGCCVLQEAYLLFHQFLAWPEPCSSASKRLLVVIEQEIRAPGISFQRLVRTEQAISPDLNCSKTLVVLLVSPDADTPQEVQLTSEQLSTMHYSSRNTITTLILHSFQAAFGTKLDLRVLHAALQEKELYELEQLYETITGSMETATSGADHTAAREGLLGSLEKLRESLSVPSGCSETGSLESLTLPYPKCHTCLWDEDNFDVLKDLLLVDSDLDSPPECFPKIDEDDTFDTSIDEEDEQDSSSKPDDPFQSHRISTASSSSRDSTFSGYSLSSSWSVPSASSGVESDFSEDTAHEDTKEGQGRQLKVRKKPKKKSKSLLGLERFSLLFKTPHSPSTSRRVRSMGYNGDITKDYLMMGAQLKHSGTPMRHIRHLNVSTAPVDPSAPQRHICVRRRPILSCSEANEAEVLTVVKVVAFGGDREAGRLARAYSDLQQKERKCPQLTRTCKLQFYFVPTKRKSVSPGAGHMPAEGQESNCQEVEDSTTDIAQMLGMMDPWYERNVFSLLSLSSEVLCEGAPKEDDVSGGTGATEHRLPLLADLVLYYCRHADQPVLVQLYQAELTLEGGEKRKEVFIHSLELGHTAGARAVKAMGAVSKRLGIDEEREAVPLTLNVAYNKGSISGRSHWMHKEAVCTSINLQKTCRESKQLDSKEGLQLTMTEVVKKQSSKSKRGYNQILISEVKVDKMQVTAQGDGSTFAVCLDQDKKTFIQSVKRCEVSLCSKPGSSSDWRSYKTLPGQIQPLHPTFCSLLCLPVTAFSAADP from the exons ATGGTCTTGCAGACGATGGAGCAGAGCTCGTGCACGGAGGATCGCATCCAGCACAGTCTCGAGCGCTGCCTCTGCCACCTGGGAGTTGACTCTCCCGACAAGAAGCTCTGGAATG CTGGACTGTGCATAAGCCGCTGGTGTTTGGAGGAACTTGTGAAGCGGCATCCCCACAACTTCCTCATCCTTCTGCAGAaaatactgcaaaaaacaaaggag GTTCTGGAGGAGTGCCAGTATGAACTGGTGGTTCCCCTGACTCTCCTGttctctgctgctcttctcAAA AGCCCACATTTAGGCGCAGGATGCTGTGTTCTCCAGGAGGCCTACCTGTTGTTCCACCAGTTCCTGGCCTGGCCCGAGCCTTGCAGCTCCGCCAGCAAGCGTTTACTCGTGGTCATCGAGCAGGAGATTCGAGCGCCAG GTATTTCATTTCAGCGACTGGTAAGGACAGAGCAGGCTATTTCCCCTGACCTTAACTGCTCTAAAACTTT AGTGGTCCTGTTGGTGAGTCCAGATGCTGACACCCCCCAGGAGGTCCAGCTGACCTCTGAGCAGCTCAGTACCATGCATTACTCCAGCAGGAACACCATAACAACTCTTATCCTGCACAGCTTTCAGGCTGCTTTCGGTACCAAACTGGACCTGCGGGTTCTCCACGCAGCCCTGCAG GAGAAAGAGCTGTATGAGCTGGAGCAGCTTTATGAGACGATAACTGGCAGCATGGAGACGGCAACCTCTGGGGCGGATCACACGGCTGCCAGGGAGGGACTACTCGGCAGCTTGGAGAAGCTCAGAGAAAGTCTCTCTGTCCCTTCTGGTTGCTCAGAGACCG GGTCTTTAGAGAGCCTAACGCTGCCCTACCCCAAATGCCACACATGCTTATGGGATGAGGACAACTTCG ATGTTCTAAAAGACCTGCTTTTAGTCGATTCTGACCTGGACTCCCCTCCAGAATGTTTCCCCAAAATCGACGAGGATGACACTTTTGACACTAGTATCGACGAGGAAGACGAGCAGGACTCCTCGAGCAAACCGGACGATCCGTTTCAAAGCCATCGGATCTCCACCGCCTCGTCTTCCTCGAGGGACTCTACCTTCTCGGGATACTCTCTCTCTTCTAGCTGGTCCGTGCCATCTGCTTCATCAGGAGTGGAAAGCGACTTCAGCGAGGACACAGCGCACGAGGACACCAAGGAAGGGCAAGGCAGGCAACTGAAAGTCAGAAAGAAACCCAAGAAAAAGTCCAAATCCCTCTTGGGATTGGAGCGATTCTCCTTGCTCTTCAAGACTCCGCACAGTCCGAGCACATCTCGCCGCGTCCGGAGCATGGGCTACAACGGAGACATCACAAAAGACTACCTGATGATGGGGGCACAGCTCAAACACTCCGGGACCCCTATGAGACATATTCGTCATCTCAATGTGTCCACGGCCCCCGTAGATCCTTCCGCTCCCCAGAGGCACATCTGCGTCCGCAGGAGGCCGATTCTGAGCTGCAGCGAGGCGAATGAGGCGGAAGTGCTGACCGTCGTCAAGGTGGTCGCGTTCGGGGGTGACAGAGAGGCTGGGAGGCTCGCTCGGGCGTACAGCGacctgcagcagaaagagagaaagtgTCCCCAGCTCACAAGGACATGCAAACTGCAGTTTTACTTTGTTCCCACCAAGAGGAAAAGTGTAAGCCCAGGAGCAGGACACATGCCTGCAGAAGGGCAG GAGTCAAATTGCCAAGAAGTGGAGGACAGTACAACAGATATAGCCCAGATGTTGGGTATGATGGACCCCTGGTATGAGCGCAATGTCTTCAGTCTGCTGAGCTTGTCCTCCGAAGTTCTCTGTGAG GGAGCTCCCAAGGAGGACGATGTCTCCGGCGGCACCGGCGCCACAGAGCACCGCCTCCCCCTGCTGGCCGACTTGGTGCTCTATTACTGCAGACACGCCGATCAACCCGTTCTGGTGCAGCTCTACCAggctgag CTGACCCTGGAAGGGGGAGAGAAGAGAAAGGAAGTGTTCATTCATTCCTTGGAGCTCGGACACACAGCTGGAGCCAGAGCTGTTAAAGCCATGG GCGCTGTGAGCAAAAGGTTGGGAATAGATGAAGAGCGGGAGGCTGTTCCTCTCACCCTCAATGTGGCCTACAACAAG GGGTCCATCAGCGGGAGGAGCCACTGGATGCACAAAGAGGCGGTCTGCACCTCCATCAACCTTCAGAAGACATGCAGAGAGTCCAAACAGCTGG ATTCTAAAGAGGGCCTGCAGCTGACAATGACAGAGGTTGTGAAGAAGCAGAGCTCCAAATCTAAAAGGGGTTACAACCAG ATCTTGATATCAGAAGTGAAGGTGGACAAGATGCAAGTGACTGCCCAAGGGGATGGGAGCACGTTTGCTGTTTGCCTGGATCAAGACAAAAAGACGTTCATCCAAAGTGTGAAGAG GTGCGAGGTGTCGCTGTGCAGCAAACCAGGCAGCAGTTCGGACTGGAGGTCCTACAAAACACTACCGGGCCAAATCCAGCCCCTCCACCCGACGTTCTGCTCCCTGCTCTGCCTTCCCGTCACTGCCTTCTCCGCTGCTGACCCCTGA
- the LOC114159701 gene encoding phosphoinositide 3-kinase regulatory subunit 5-like isoform X2 has product MEQSSCTEDRIQHSLERCLCHLGVDSPDKKLWNAGLCISRWCLEELVKRHPHNFLILLQKILQKTKEVLEECQYELVVPLTLLFSAALLKSPHLGAGCCVLQEAYLLFHQFLAWPEPCSSASKRLLVVIEQEIRAPGISFQRLVRTEQAISPDLNCSKTLVVLLVSPDADTPQEVQLTSEQLSTMHYSSRNTITTLILHSFQAAFGTKLDLRVLHAALQEKELYELEQLYETITGSMETATSGADHTAAREGLLGSLEKLRESLSVPSGCSETGSLESLTLPYPKCHTCLWDEDNFDVLKDLLLVDSDLDSPPECFPKIDEDDTFDTSIDEEDEQDSSSKPDDPFQSHRISTASSSSRDSTFSGYSLSSSWSVPSASSGVESDFSEDTAHEDTKEGQGRQLKVRKKPKKKSKSLLGLERFSLLFKTPHSPSTSRRVRSMGYNGDITKDYLMMGAQLKHSGTPMRHIRHLNVSTAPVDPSAPQRHICVRRRPILSCSEANEAEVLTVVKVVAFGGDREAGRLARAYSDLQQKERKCPQLTRTCKLQFYFVPTKRKSVSPGAGHMPAEGQESNCQEVEDSTTDIAQMLGMMDPWYERNVFSLLSLSSEVLCEGAPKEDDVSGGTGATEHRLPLLADLVLYYCRHADQPVLVQLYQAELTLEGGEKRKEVFIHSLELGHTAGARAVKAMGAVSKRLGIDEEREAVPLTLNVAYNKGSISGRSHWMHKEAVCTSINLQKTCRESKQLDSKEGLQLTMTEVVKKQSSKSKRGYNQILISEVKVDKMQVTAQGDGSTFAVCLDQDKKTFIQSVKRCEVSLCSKPGSSSDWRSYKTLPGQIQPLHPTFCSLLCLPVTAFSAADP; this is encoded by the exons ATGGAGCAGAGCTCGTGCACGGAGGATCGCATCCAGCACAGTCTCGAGCGCTGCCTCTGCCACCTGGGAGTTGACTCTCCCGACAAGAAGCTCTGGAATG CTGGACTGTGCATAAGCCGCTGGTGTTTGGAGGAACTTGTGAAGCGGCATCCCCACAACTTCCTCATCCTTCTGCAGAaaatactgcaaaaaacaaaggag GTTCTGGAGGAGTGCCAGTATGAACTGGTGGTTCCCCTGACTCTCCTGttctctgctgctcttctcAAA AGCCCACATTTAGGCGCAGGATGCTGTGTTCTCCAGGAGGCCTACCTGTTGTTCCACCAGTTCCTGGCCTGGCCCGAGCCTTGCAGCTCCGCCAGCAAGCGTTTACTCGTGGTCATCGAGCAGGAGATTCGAGCGCCAG GTATTTCATTTCAGCGACTGGTAAGGACAGAGCAGGCTATTTCCCCTGACCTTAACTGCTCTAAAACTTT AGTGGTCCTGTTGGTGAGTCCAGATGCTGACACCCCCCAGGAGGTCCAGCTGACCTCTGAGCAGCTCAGTACCATGCATTACTCCAGCAGGAACACCATAACAACTCTTATCCTGCACAGCTTTCAGGCTGCTTTCGGTACCAAACTGGACCTGCGGGTTCTCCACGCAGCCCTGCAG GAGAAAGAGCTGTATGAGCTGGAGCAGCTTTATGAGACGATAACTGGCAGCATGGAGACGGCAACCTCTGGGGCGGATCACACGGCTGCCAGGGAGGGACTACTCGGCAGCTTGGAGAAGCTCAGAGAAAGTCTCTCTGTCCCTTCTGGTTGCTCAGAGACCG GGTCTTTAGAGAGCCTAACGCTGCCCTACCCCAAATGCCACACATGCTTATGGGATGAGGACAACTTCG ATGTTCTAAAAGACCTGCTTTTAGTCGATTCTGACCTGGACTCCCCTCCAGAATGTTTCCCCAAAATCGACGAGGATGACACTTTTGACACTAGTATCGACGAGGAAGACGAGCAGGACTCCTCGAGCAAACCGGACGATCCGTTTCAAAGCCATCGGATCTCCACCGCCTCGTCTTCCTCGAGGGACTCTACCTTCTCGGGATACTCTCTCTCTTCTAGCTGGTCCGTGCCATCTGCTTCATCAGGAGTGGAAAGCGACTTCAGCGAGGACACAGCGCACGAGGACACCAAGGAAGGGCAAGGCAGGCAACTGAAAGTCAGAAAGAAACCCAAGAAAAAGTCCAAATCCCTCTTGGGATTGGAGCGATTCTCCTTGCTCTTCAAGACTCCGCACAGTCCGAGCACATCTCGCCGCGTCCGGAGCATGGGCTACAACGGAGACATCACAAAAGACTACCTGATGATGGGGGCACAGCTCAAACACTCCGGGACCCCTATGAGACATATTCGTCATCTCAATGTGTCCACGGCCCCCGTAGATCCTTCCGCTCCCCAGAGGCACATCTGCGTCCGCAGGAGGCCGATTCTGAGCTGCAGCGAGGCGAATGAGGCGGAAGTGCTGACCGTCGTCAAGGTGGTCGCGTTCGGGGGTGACAGAGAGGCTGGGAGGCTCGCTCGGGCGTACAGCGacctgcagcagaaagagagaaagtgTCCCCAGCTCACAAGGACATGCAAACTGCAGTTTTACTTTGTTCCCACCAAGAGGAAAAGTGTAAGCCCAGGAGCAGGACACATGCCTGCAGAAGGGCAG GAGTCAAATTGCCAAGAAGTGGAGGACAGTACAACAGATATAGCCCAGATGTTGGGTATGATGGACCCCTGGTATGAGCGCAATGTCTTCAGTCTGCTGAGCTTGTCCTCCGAAGTTCTCTGTGAG GGAGCTCCCAAGGAGGACGATGTCTCCGGCGGCACCGGCGCCACAGAGCACCGCCTCCCCCTGCTGGCCGACTTGGTGCTCTATTACTGCAGACACGCCGATCAACCCGTTCTGGTGCAGCTCTACCAggctgag CTGACCCTGGAAGGGGGAGAGAAGAGAAAGGAAGTGTTCATTCATTCCTTGGAGCTCGGACACACAGCTGGAGCCAGAGCTGTTAAAGCCATGG GCGCTGTGAGCAAAAGGTTGGGAATAGATGAAGAGCGGGAGGCTGTTCCTCTCACCCTCAATGTGGCCTACAACAAG GGGTCCATCAGCGGGAGGAGCCACTGGATGCACAAAGAGGCGGTCTGCACCTCCATCAACCTTCAGAAGACATGCAGAGAGTCCAAACAGCTGG ATTCTAAAGAGGGCCTGCAGCTGACAATGACAGAGGTTGTGAAGAAGCAGAGCTCCAAATCTAAAAGGGGTTACAACCAG ATCTTGATATCAGAAGTGAAGGTGGACAAGATGCAAGTGACTGCCCAAGGGGATGGGAGCACGTTTGCTGTTTGCCTGGATCAAGACAAAAAGACGTTCATCCAAAGTGTGAAGAG GTGCGAGGTGTCGCTGTGCAGCAAACCAGGCAGCAGTTCGGACTGGAGGTCCTACAAAACACTACCGGGCCAAATCCAGCCCCTCCACCCGACGTTCTGCTCCCTGCTCTGCCTTCCCGTCACTGCCTTCTCCGCTGCTGACCCCTGA
- the mfsd6l gene encoding major facilitator superfamily domain-containing protein 6-like → MRRNTQIDVKRALVLTATFRFLCCCSKACLLPFLTLYFRQLGLSPSMTGIVMATKHSITLVWSPAAGLLSKRYNKRRVVINCSLVFSAAAVVMLLLLPSLGTPGAQSSTCNTSDLSSGSGQSQLNVTPSTRSQTLSTHTNLVIATSPNSSISEWKLGPVTTPPNYNHTEHSEVSVSQGNSSEVPIISQTVASVEHSTTLVNAARNKRSVITSDRIEDQQKGSLGFLASLKEMDIQNQLFYLTLIIVLVWEFASAPLEWTADDGLYEYLDYADASDRHSSADVWGLFGAVCGVGGAGLVVAQLSCHVAATHASRSAVHFYSYAGLAVLALPVGIYLPLYLNRKRDRANGLLKGVQLVHGSPHALLCAFTIVLVGVVNSAVENFLLWQMEDHGSTELHMGLCLALSLLSQAVFPLLAGRVSKLLSPGRVLVVGAASLGLQCFYYSFLWGPWAAFPAQVLGTLSSGGVWWAVRIQCEDVATPGAERSVRRVYGSLCLHLGSGLGSFAGGFVAQRLGVTWLFRGVSIGIMAWCACLPLLQWKAPRQRRINYSRLLAADASEASDSESEPERDWLDKAMEDDRGNNNYERRIRH, encoded by the coding sequence ATGAGACGGAACACACAGATCGACGTCAAGCGCGCCCTCGTTCTGACGGCCACCTTCAggttcctctgctgctgctctaaAGCCTGTCTGCTCCCCTTCCTCACCCTGTACTTCCGCCAACTGGGCCTGTCTCCATCCATGACTGGCATCGTCATGGCCACCAAGCACTCCATAACCCTGGTATGGAGTCCAGCAGCCGGACTCCTCTCCAAACGCTACAACAAGAGACGGGTGGTGATAAACTGCTCGCTCGTGTTTTCTGCTGCGGCCGTTgtgatgctgctgcttctcccGTCTCTAGGGACGCCTGGCGCACAGAGCAGCACCTGTAACACCTCTGACCTGAGTTCTGGTTCAGGCCAAAGTCAGTTGAATGTTACCCCTAGTACTAGGAGTCAGACGTTGTCAACACATACAAATTTAGTCATTGCGACGTCGCCTAATAGCTCTATCAGTGAGTGGAAACTTGGTCCTGTAACAACTCCGCCTAATTACAATCATACAGAACACTCTGAAGTTTCTGTTTCACAAGGAAACTCATCTGAGGTGCCAATCATCAGTCAGACAGTAGCGAGCGTTGAGCATTCCACCACCTTAGTGAATGCAGCAAGGAATAAGAGGTCTGTGATCACATCGGACCGCATTGAGGACCAACAGAAGGGCAGTTTGGGATTTCTCGCGAGCCTTAAGGAGATGGACATTCAGAACCAGCTCTTCTACTTGACGCTCATCATCGTGTTGGTGTGGGAGTTTGCGTCGGCTCCTCTCGAGTGGACAGCTGACGACGGGCTTTACGAGTATCTGGACTATGCGGACGCCTCAGACCGCCATAGCAGCGCCGATGTATGGGGTCTGTTCGGGGCGGTATGCGGGGTCGGGGGAGCCGGGCTTGTGGTCGCCCAGCTCAGTTGTCATGTAGCAGCCACTCACGCTTCCAGAAGCGCAGTGCATTTTTATTCCTACGCGGGCCTGGCGGTTCTAGCCCTGCCCGTAGGCATCTACCTCCCTCTGTACCTGAACAGAAAGCGAGACAGGGCCAATGGGCTCCTTAAGGGTGTGCAGCTGGTTCACGGCTCCCCCCACGCTCTACTCTGCGCCTTCACCATCGTCCTGGTCGGGGTGGTGAATTCGGCTGTGGAGAACTTCCTGCTTTGGCAGATGGAGGATCACGGGAGCACTGAGCTGCACATGGGACTATGCCTCGCTCTTTCTTTGCTCTCACAGGCAGTCTTCCCCCTCCTGGCTGGCAGAGTATCCAAACTCCTAAGCCCAGGGAGGGTTCTCGTCGTTGGGGCCGCCAGTCTCGGGTTGCAGTGCTTCTACTACTCCTTCCTCTGGGGACCCTGGGCGGCCTTTCCTGCACAGGTGCTGGGTACCTTGAGCAGCGGCGGCGTCTGGTGGGCTGTGAGGATCCAATGCGAGGACGTCGCAACACCAGGGGCCGAAAGAAGCGTCAGGAGGGTCTACGGTTCCCTGTGTCTGCACCTTGGGAGTGGACTCGGGAGTTTTGCCGGCGGGTTTGTGGCACAGAGACTTGGGGTGACATGGTTGTTCAGAGGGGTTTCCATAGGAATTATGGCGTGGTGTGCGTGTCTTCCTCTTCTGCAGTGGAAAGCCCCACGCCAGCGCAGGATTAACTACTCGCGCCTTTTGGCAGCCGACGCAAGCGAGGCCAGTGACTCCGAATCTGAGCCAGAGAGAGACTGGCTGGATAAGGCCATGGAGGACGACCGAGGCAATAACAACTACGAAAGGCGAATCAGACACTAA